The Hominilimicola fabiformis genomic interval TTTACAAGTGATATACCGGAGTATTTTGAAAATGTACTCGAAAAGTTGAGAAAAAGATAAACTTTTAATAAATACACTTGCAATTTAGTGACGAAAAAGGTATTATAATATTATATAAAGTTTTAGGAGTGATTACATAATGTTAGAATTGTGTGTTATTTTCGGCGGACAGTCACCGGAACACGAAATTTCAAGAAAATCGGTTACATCGGTTTTAAATAACCTTAATAAAGATAAATACAATATTTCAACAATAGGAATTACAAAAAACGGTGCATGGTATCTGTACACAGGTGACTATGCAAAGATTGAAAGCGGAGAATGGGAACAGGATACGGAAAACAAGAAGAAGGCAATTCTTTCTCCTGATGCAGAGGATAAGGCTATACTTGTTTTTGACGGCGATAAGGTTACGAAAATTCATCCTGACGTTATTTTCCCTGTACTTCACGGTGAGTTCGGCGAGGACGGAACAATTCAAGGTCTTTTTGAACTTTCGGGAATACCTTATGTCGGTATGGGCGTAATGGCGTCTGCAAACGGTATGGATAAGACTTCATCAAAAATCGTGTTTGCAAGTGCAGATATTCCGCAGGCTGATTGGGTTGTTGTAAATAAAACAGACAACTTTGAAGATAAGATGGATGAAATCGAAAACAAGCTTGGTTATCCTTGCTTTGTTAAGCCTGCAAGAACAGGTTCGTCTGTCGGAGTGGGTAAGGCTCACGACAGAAAAGAATTAAAAGCCGCACTTGAAAATGCCGCACAGTTTGACAGAAAAATACTTGTAGAAGAAAATATCGACGGTCATGAGGTTGAATGTGCCGTACTTGGTAATGAGGACGTAAAAGCCGCAACAGTAGGTGAAATTATGCCGACTGTTGAATTTTATGACTTTGACGCAAAGTACAACGACAACTCAACAGAACTTCAAATTCCTGCCGATCTGCCTAAGGAAACAATCGAGCAAATCAGAGAGTATGCCGTAAGAGCGTTTAAGGCACTTGACGGCAGCGGACTTTCAAGAGTTGACTTTTTTGTTAAGCACAGTGACGGAAGTGTTGTATTAAATGAAATCAACACACTTCCGGGATTTACAAACATAAGTATGTATCCGAAACTATGGGGTGCTGTCGGTATAGAATACAGCGAGCTTTTAGACAAACTTATCGAGCTTGCGGAAAAGAGAGTAAAATAATGGATAACAAATGTATAGGTGTTTTTGATTCAGGACTTGGAGGACTTACTGCCGTAAAGCAGATAATAAATGAGTTACCGAAAGAGGACATTATATATTTTGGTGATACGGGCAGAGTTCCTTACGGCTCGCGTTCAAAAGAAACGTTGCTTAAATATACAAGAGGTGACATACGTTTTCTTAACACATTTGATGTGAAAATTATAGTTATCGCTTGCGGAACTGCAAGTTCTGCGGCATTGCCTGCGATTAAGGACGAATTTGACGTGCCGATTATCGGCGTAATTGACGCGGCTGTTTATGCGGCGGTAAGAGCGACAAAGAACAAGAAAATCGGCGTTATAGGTACGGCGGGAACAATCAAAAGCGGTGAATACGAAAAGCAGATAAAGGCATATGACAGCGAGATGCAGACTTTTGCAAAGGCTTGCCCTATGTTTGTACCGCTTGTTGAAAACGGATATTTCGATACGGAGGTTACGAGAATTATCGTGGCGGAATATCTTGAAGAAATAAGAAATCAAGGTGTTGATACACTTATTTTGGGCTGTACGCATTATCCTTTGATTGAAAAGGTTATAAGAGAATATATGGGTGATGACGTTACACTTATAAATTCGGGCGCAGAGGTTGCAAAGTATTTAAAAAAGAAACTTACAAAAGAAAACCTTTTGCATGACGGCAAGTGTGACGAAAATCAATACAGATATTATGTAAGCGATGATATATCAAGCTTTGAGGAGCTTGGCGGAATTTTCCTTGAAAGAGAAATTAACGGACAGGTGAATAAGATTGACATTGAAAAATACTGATAACGAATATCGTATAACGGTCAGCAACAGACAGACGATTGATTCGGAAACCGACACAATAGAAGAAACGGCTTACGGAAATTACACCGAAAAAAACGGTAAGCAGTATATAACGTACAAAACAGAAAATGACGGAGATAAAATTTCGTCTATGATAAAAATAGACGGCAACGAGATACTTATAAAACGTACGGGAAGTGTAAATTCGTCAATGACGTATAAGGTTGATACAAAGAAAGAGTTTTTGTATCATTTGCCTTACGGCACAGTGCCGATGGAGATTGAAACGCAAAGAATAGTATCAAAACTTGACGAGAACGGCGGAACTATCGAGCTTGTTTATACACTTACGGTACAGGGCGAAAAATATTTTAACGATATGAAAATAACGGTAAGTAAGAGGTAGAGCATATGAAGAAGAAATTGACAGCGGCTGTTTTGTCTGTTGTTATGTTGCTTATGTCGGGAAGTGTTTTTGCGGCTGGAACAGAAACAGCGGAAGAATCAAAATACAGCGGTGAATACGGTGCATTTGAACAAATGGCAAAATACGTTGCCGAAAGATATATAGACGATTCACTTACGGAAGAAGAAATAATGAAACAGGGTCTTTCAAAGTTGCTTGAAAATAATGACCCATTGTTGGTGCAGTTGTTAAAGTCAATGCTTGAAAGCCTTGATGATTACAGTGAATTTTACACTCCGGAGGAGTATAAGGCATTTCAGGATAAATTAAATCAGAATTTTTACGGTATCGGTATATCAATGAAAATGTCTGATGACGGTTATGTTGAAATTGTGGGTTTTCTCAATGAGGACAGTAAGGCTGAAAAAGCAGGACTTAAAATCGGCGACAAGATTTGCAAGGTTGACGGCGAGGACGTTACGGGCTGGAGCATATCCGAAGTGCGTAACAAAATAATCGGCGAAGAAAATACAAGCGTCAGAGTTTCCGTGTTGCGTGACGGGGAAGAACTTGAATTTATAACAACGCGTGTTGCGGTACATGAAAATTCCGTTAATTCGGCTGAATTGAAGGGTAATATAGGTTATATTCAAATTACAACCTTTAATTCGACAACTACCGATGAATTTACAGATGCACTTGATTGGATGCGTGAAAAGAATATTAAGAAGATAATTCTTGATTTGAGAAATAACGGCGGCGGTCTTGTATCGTCATCAGTTGAGATTGCACAGCAGATTGTTAAAAAAGGTAAGATAATCGACGTTAAATTCAGAGATACAAAGTATAACGTTACATATGAATCAAAGCTTGATAAGCCTGAATTTGACTTTGCGGTACTTGTAAATGAGCATACTGCTTCTGCGTCTGAAATTCTTGCAAGTGCAATTCAAGATTCAAAGGGCGGTACTCTTATCGGAACAAAGACTTTCGGTAAGGCGGTAATTCAAAATACATATCCGCTTTCAAACGGTTCTGTTTTTAAACTTACAACAGGTCAGTATGTGACAAGAAACGGTAAGGAAATAAACCATATCGGACTTACACCTGATGTTGAAGTTGAAAATACCACAGACGGAATAGATACATCAAAGTATACGCCGTTTGATTATACAACAAAACAATCATACGGTAATTCGTCCGATAATGTTAAAGCCGCAAAGGAAAGACTTTATCTGTTGGATTTCTATAACGGAAATACGGACAGTGATGTATTTGACGATGAATTGAAAACTGCGATAAAGGACTTCCAAAAAGCAAATGATTTGCTTTCATACGGAGTCCTTGACATACCGACTCAAAAGAAAATTGAAAAAGTTTTTTCAAAGATTGAAGTGACAACAGACAATCAGTTTGAAAAAGCATACGAATTGATGGGCGGAAATTTAGAAGATTTGAATTAGGCATTACTTAGACAACAGAGCAAAAAGCTCTGTTGTTTGCGTTAAAGACTAAAAATATTCCCATAGACATTTTGGAATAATTAAAATTACTCTGAAAAGAATATAGTTAGAGTATTAAGAAATGTCCGGAGGAATAGATATGAATAGTGTAATAATGATAACACAGTTTTTCTTTACACTTGTTATAGGAATGTATTTTTTCACAAAGCTGAGGAATGAAAAAAGCGACAGTGAAACCCTTGCAAACAATTCAAAAAAAGAGGCTGAACACCTTAATTGTATGCGTCATATACATTTATCTGAACCTGTGACGGAAACGGCAAGACCTAAAAACGTGAATGAAATAATAGGTCAGGACGACGGAATAAGAGCGATAAAAGCGGCACTTTGCGGTCCTGACCCACAGCATATTTTGATATACGGACCGGCGGGCGTCGGCAAAACGGCGGCGGCAAGGGTGGCGTTGGAATGTGCAAAGAAAAGTAACGGCACACCGTTTTCAAAAAATGCGAAGTTTATCGAAACAGACGCAACGATAATGCGATATGATGAAAGAAGCATTGCCGATCCGCTTATCGGCTCGGTACATGATCCGATATATCAAGGTGCAGGCGCATACGGCGTTGCAGGTGTACCGCAGGTTAAAGAGGGAGCGGTGTCAAAGGCTCACGGCGGAGTTTTGTTTATAGACGAAATCGGCGAATTACAGACTTGCCAGATTAACAAGCTGTTAAAGGTGCTTGAGGACAGGAAGGTTATGTTTGAAAGTGCATATTACAGCGAAGAAAACAAAAAAATCCCAACGTATATACACGATGTATTCAAAAACGGCATACCTGCAGATTTCAGACTTATCGGTGCAACAACCAGAAAACCGGAAGAAATTCCCGAGGCTGTTCGTTCAAGATGTGTCGAAATTTATTTTAACCCTTTGACAAGGGATAATATAGAAAAGATAATTTACGGTGCGGCTGAAAGAATAAAAATCAATATAGAACAAAATGCGGTTGAGATGATTGCACGTTATGCGAAAAACGGCAGAGATGCGGTTAAAATTCTTCAAATGGCTAAAAATATTATATTTCTTGACAACAGAAGAAACGTAACTTTGGACGATATTGCGTGGATTTTAAAAACGTGTCATTATACAAACGGATATATAAGCAGTGATGAAAAAATAATTGATATATCGGTCATAAAACCTAAATAAAAAACTGTAAAAAACAGTTGAAAATTATACGAAAAAATTATATAATATAAGACTATTTACGATTTATGAGACATACCAAGACGTAAGTAAAGGTATTAAGCCATTTCTAAGCGTATTAAGCACATCGTGATTTTAGGGTAAATGACGTATTTAGACCTATTAAAACGTATTAAAACGTAGTGCGTTAGGGTAAATTTTAGGGTAAGCTAAGCCCCTCGTTAGGGTAAGCTAAAATGGCGAAACAAATCACTTAAATTACTATTTTAAACTAAAGAAAATATCAAGAATTTGGTCGGCAATTACAACAGGTTCAATCCCTGCATTCTTGAAAATCGTAAAAAAATAGGGTAGGGGAAACTTAATTCCTCTACCCTAAAATTATAGTGTGTTTTCTTTCAGTCTAAGACCTATTCGCTATGTGGTTATCACACAACCCTCCATAGAACTCCACAAGACACCGAAAGCGAACCGACATCTTGTTTCCACGTTCAAAACAACCTCAAGTGTTGTTTGTGTTATATACGATTATTGGATTTTATGCTACATCATAAACCCAGTAATAACCTGTTGTATTAAATCCGTGATTGGCTACATTTCTTTTACAATAAGCTTGAATAGTACCTTTTTTAATACCGGTTATATCTGAAGCTTCTTTTGAGTTTTTATATGTATGTACGATATTTTTATTGGCATCTAATTGATAAACTATCTTAGATGTTACATCTTTTGGTTTCTTATTCTTCATAGCAAGTATCATTGAGATATGTTTATCGTCATACATTTCTTCATACATCCAATGAAAACCTTTATGTGTAATTGCTTTAAAATTACAACAATTGATAATTTTTTCTCTGTCAAAACTTTCTTTATCAACATACGATATATTTTTAAAAGATGAAACAATTTTAAAATTGGAATCTAACTGTAAAAGTTTATGTTTGTTCATCCCTTCTCTTGCGTATCTATCAACTTGAGTATATGGGATATAAGACCAGATATATCCTCCTGCCTGCTTAACACCATTATTATTTCTGCAAACAACATGAATATCGGACACACAAATGCCCAATTCCTCAGAAGCTCTTTGTGCATTATCCCATTCTCTAAGAAAATTTCCGTCTTTATCATACTGGTAGACTTTCTTTGAGGCATGATGTGTTTCTCCATAGCATGTTCTACCACCGTCACCACCAGAAGCAAGATTATAAAACTTATCAGAGTTTACGGCATCATGATAAAAAATCCAATATTTTTCTCGTGCATTTAGCTTATCTCTTGTTTCGCATTCTTCTATGATTTCTTTTGAAAAATTTTCTCTGCCATATTTATTAATTGCTCTTGACAATAAGATTCCACTACCAAGATAAGTTTTCCAATGGTCATACTTATCATATTTCTTTTGACCTATATATTTTTTGTTATTTATATGATTTGTCGTTATGTAAATGAAACCGTACATACTTGATATTATTACCTCCAATTTCACCATTCTATTAAAAAAAATAGAGCCTGCTTAATTTAGCAGACTCTATAAAATTTAGTCAACTACCTTTAACTCTCTCATAACAGGCTCAACAATTGAATGTATAAACCCGTTGCCTCCTCTGGCTTCGTAGTCTTCAAACAATTCCCAAAATGCTTCTTTTTCCAACTCAGACCATTCACCAACCACACGATACTTATTATAATAATTGATAAGAGTGTCTTTCAATTCCTTAACTTTGGTCTCGTTGTTTTTTCGCTCCATATCTTCAAGATTAGTAGCAATACTATTGACAGTATTGGTAAGCATCGAAAGTTCTTCCTTGATAATCTTATCATGCTTAATTGATTGCTGAGTATCTTCTTCGTGCTTTTCGTGTAATTGCTTTAAATCCTGAACTGTCTCAACTAACAATTCGTGGTCAGCCTTTCGTTGTTTCATTGCTCCTATTGGTTTATTGAAAATGGCACATACTTTACATATGACCTCATAGAATGTTACAATGATTGTCATTATCATAAAACCAACAATAATCCACGAAGTCAAATCTATATTTTGTAATTCTGATATTACTTCCATTAGCCCTCCTTGGTGTCTTACTTAATAGTACCTTTGCTTTGTAAAATATGTAGAACATTTGCAAATTTAATACAATCTATCCCACGAACACTTATGTCGTTTAGTAAATTTATTACCGTATTCATATCTTCAATTTGAAATTCCACAGTTTTTTCAACATTTTCAGCCATTATTCAACACTTCCTTTTTCTGCTTTTAACTCATCAGACTGTTGTTGAGTTATCATACCTTTTACTACAAACTTATCTAAATCAACATCAGTGTAATACTTCTTTGGATAACCATAACCTTCAAGATAATATTTTCGTATCATATTGTAATACATTATTCTTCACCTCCGACAAGCGTTAACATAAGCTCAGCGTTTTGTTCCTCGAGTATTTCAGTCTCTGTTTTAACTCCCATATATACAACAAATGTACCATCACGTTTGTCAATAATATCACCTGCTACAACAAAATCTGTTAATGGATAATCTTGATCATATTCAACTTCAACTTCTTGATATACTGCTTCTTCAGTTTCAGTGGCTTCAGATACAAGTTGTTTTTCGATTCTTTTTTCTTTAAGACGTCTTATAATACTTGCACCATCAGAAAATGTATTTACAAGAGTATCGTATGTAACATTATCTTGTTTACCTATTGTTATTTCGATACAATTTCTTTTTATACCACGTGTTATATATGGTCTTTCATATATCTCTCCTTCTTCTTGAATTTGAGTATCATTTATAATTAACATGATATATCCTCCTTTATAAATTATATTTACTTGTTAATACTACAGTATATATTTATACTACAGTACTACTATTTTTTTTATATTTGTAATCAGCCATAGATCTAACTGTGGATGAACTATTTTTATAAACAACATTTGTGACATCAACTACAGTACTGCTATCTTTTTTATACGATATAACTTTAGTTTTATCAACAGATCCAGTCCATATAACAAAATCAGTACTAACAGTAACAGTATCACCAGGATGATAAATCCCGGATACATCATTTAATGTTTGTTGTGATTCTGCAAGCCATTTATTATTATTTTCTAAGTCATATCTCTCTAACGTAGGATTAAGATATGAATAGATATCTGCATCAGGAAATGTATATGTGGTTCCAGTAACTAATACAAATATTGGGAAATTTAATGTGCTTTCATCATATGGATTAAAATCGCCAAGATCCCACATTAATATAAATTTAATAGGTTCTAATGTATGAGCTCGTTTATAAATATCATTAAGATAAATTATTTCTCTATATGTTACTGAACCTGATTTAGTAACTTGAACTGAAAATGTTCTGCATGCTATTGCGTGAGCTACATTATAATAATTCATAACTGTGGTATTAGTAGATGTATCATATACATTACATGTATCACTATATTTATAAGATTTAACGATTGTTGTATTTTCAGTATCTGAAAATAGACCACTATTATAACCAGTTTTACTGACTTCAGTATTATAATATAATTTACTCAGTTTATTAGTAGATTTAAAATTAGCACTAGTTATACCTGTTTTCCAATCTCCAACAAATGCTTTAAATTTTGTTGGAGATGGATACATATTAAGAATATCTGATGATATATTATTTATATTTATATAATTATATGATTTTGATATATTATTACAATAATAACCAATAATACCACCAATTATAGTATTTGAATTAACTTGTCCATCTTGAATTTGTACTGATATGTTTTGTAAATACATATTATAATAATTTTCATGATCTAAATATCCTATTGCACCGCCTACATAAATACCGTGAGGACATACTAAATCAGTAATAACAATATTTGAATTATATATTTCATTATTACCTTCACCTACTACATAATATCCTATTAATCCTCCTGTATATTGTTTATTGCTTCTAATATATGTAGAAAGTGCATTTACATTATGTACTTTTGCATAAGAAGCAGATACTAAGATACTTCTGCTTAAAAAACATCCAAAATATGAATTGGATTCTACTGTAGATGAATATGATGCGTATGAATAGTATCCATCTATTATTTCAATATCATGTATACGTATTCTTCTATTATGAATTGCCAAAATAAAAGATGCATAAGTAGAAGATTTATCTATTATGCGTGGATTTACTAAATAAAAATTTCCTATTGATACTTCTTCAGTAGTACTTGGAGCTTCAGTATATCCAAATAGTCCTATTAAATCAGAACTATTAACTGATGTGTCAATATTCATATTAGAGATTTTATAATAATTTCCATCAAATGAGCGTTTAAATCGATGAGATGAATTACCTATAGGTGTCCAATAATGATCAGCCAAATCAATATCTGCTGTCAACTTAAAATATGATGTGGCATAGTTTGAAATACCATTATTAATACCATATGCTAAATAAGCTAATTGAGCAGCAGTTGCAATTTGATATGGATTTGTAGAAGTGCCATTACCTCCATTGAATGAACTTGCTTTATAATCTGTCCATAAACCAGTCGGCATTTATTATCCCTCCTTTAAATTTATTAAGATGATATTTTAAACCAAATATCCCCGACCGACATTGTTGACGGTTGAGACGTTGCTACATGTATTTTTGTATTATAACCAGTTGAAGTACCTACTACTTTGTATTTAGTAGTTGAACTATTAGATGATTGAAGCCATACTGCTTTAGATGTCTCAATACCTAAATGTATATTAGAACCTTTAAGTTCCATTGCATCATCATATACCTCAGCTATATGAACATAATCGCCATCACCAAAATTTAGTTTTGTACCATAATTAGTATTATTCTTAATAGTTACATTGCCCGATAAAGTACCGCCAGATGTTTTAAGAAAATCAGAAGTACTTGGAATATCAGACTTAGTGGCTATTTCATTGCCATCGTAATACCATTTGCCACCCTGACTACTGGATATATACAATGGGTCAGTAGCAGAAAATTCAAATCGTTTACTGCTTGTATTATGTACCATATAGTAAACAAAATCAAATCCGTTATCAATATTCTTTTGAAAAATATCATTAAGTCCTGATGTGATTTCAGTTAATGAAGCATATCCATTAAATA includes:
- a CDS encoding ATP-binding protein, with the translated sequence MNSVIMITQFFFTLVIGMYFFTKLRNEKSDSETLANNSKKEAEHLNCMRHIHLSEPVTETARPKNVNEIIGQDDGIRAIKAALCGPDPQHILIYGPAGVGKTAAARVALECAKKSNGTPFSKNAKFIETDATIMRYDERSIADPLIGSVHDPIYQGAGAYGVAGVPQVKEGAVSKAHGGVLFIDEIGELQTCQINKLLKVLEDRKVMFESAYYSEENKKIPTYIHDVFKNGIPADFRLIGATTRKPEEIPEAVRSRCVEIYFNPLTRDNIEKIIYGAAERIKINIEQNAVEMIARYAKNGRDAVKILQMAKNIIFLDNRRNVTLDDIAWILKTCHYTNGYISSDEKIIDISVIKPK
- the murI gene encoding glutamate racemase, which codes for MDNKCIGVFDSGLGGLTAVKQIINELPKEDIIYFGDTGRVPYGSRSKETLLKYTRGDIRFLNTFDVKIIVIACGTASSAALPAIKDEFDVPIIGVIDAAVYAAVRATKNKKIGVIGTAGTIKSGEYEKQIKAYDSEMQTFAKACPMFVPLVENGYFDTEVTRIIVAEYLEEIRNQGVDTLILGCTHYPLIEKVIREYMGDDVTLINSGAEVAKYLKKKLTKENLLHDGKCDENQYRYYVSDDISSFEELGGIFLEREINGQVNKIDIEKY
- a CDS encoding S41 family peptidase yields the protein MKKKLTAAVLSVVMLLMSGSVFAAGTETAEESKYSGEYGAFEQMAKYVAERYIDDSLTEEEIMKQGLSKLLENNDPLLVQLLKSMLESLDDYSEFYTPEEYKAFQDKLNQNFYGIGISMKMSDDGYVEIVGFLNEDSKAEKAGLKIGDKICKVDGEDVTGWSISEVRNKIIGEENTSVRVSVLRDGEELEFITTRVAVHENSVNSAELKGNIGYIQITTFNSTTTDEFTDALDWMREKNIKKIILDLRNNGGGLVSSSVEIAQQIVKKGKIIDVKFRDTKYNVTYESKLDKPEFDFAVLVNEHTASASEILASAIQDSKGGTLIGTKTFGKAVIQNTYPLSNGSVFKLTTGQYVTRNGKEINHIGLTPDVEVENTTDGIDTSKYTPFDYTTKQSYGNSSDNVKAAKERLYLLDFYNGNTDSDVFDDELKTAIKDFQKANDLLSYGVLDIPTQKKIEKVFSKIEVTTDNQFEKAYELMGGNLEDLN
- a CDS encoding DUF1934 domain-containing protein, with the protein product MTLKNTDNEYRITVSNRQTIDSETDTIEETAYGNYTEKNGKQYITYKTENDGDKISSMIKIDGNEILIKRTGSVNSSMTYKVDTKKEFLYHLPYGTVPMEIETQRIVSKLDENGGTIELVYTLTVQGEKYFNDMKITVSKR
- a CDS encoding NUMOD1 domain-containing DNA-binding protein, which codes for MVKLEVIISSMYGFIYITTNHINNKKYIGQKKYDKYDHWKTYLGSGILLSRAINKYGRENFSKEIIEECETRDKLNAREKYWIFYHDAVNSDKFYNLASGGDGGRTCYGETHHASKKVYQYDKDGNFLREWDNAQRASEELGICVSDIHVVCRNNNGVKQAGGYIWSYIPYTQVDRYAREGMNKHKLLQLDSNFKIVSSFKNISYVDKESFDREKIINCCNFKAITHKGFHWMYEEMYDDKHISMILAMKNKKPKDVTSKIVYQLDANKNIVHTYKNSKEASDITGIKKGTIQAYCKRNVANHGFNTTGYYWVYDVA
- a CDS encoding D-alanine--D-alanine ligase family protein encodes the protein MMLELCVIFGGQSPEHEISRKSVTSVLNNLNKDKYNISTIGITKNGAWYLYTGDYAKIESGEWEQDTENKKKAILSPDAEDKAILVFDGDKVTKIHPDVIFPVLHGEFGEDGTIQGLFELSGIPYVGMGVMASANGMDKTSSKIVFASADIPQADWVVVNKTDNFEDKMDEIENKLGYPCFVKPARTGSSVGVGKAHDRKELKAALENAAQFDRKILVEENIDGHEVECAVLGNEDVKAATVGEIMPTVEFYDFDAKYNDNSTELQIPADLPKETIEQIREYAVRAFKALDGSGLSRVDFFVKHSDGSVVLNEINTLPGFTNISMYPKLWGAVGIEYSELLDKLIELAEKRVK